One segment of Ureibacillus thermophilus DNA contains the following:
- the fdhF gene encoding formate dehydrogenase subunit alpha: MEKININGTLYDIPEGATILDILNQHSIPHPQICRAPIVDPIQTCDTCIVEVDGKLVRSCSTKALDGMNVKLDSDRARAARKEAMDRILENHLLYCTVCDNNNGDCILHNTAMMMGIKSQKYPYRPKVDPDEVDMSHPFYRYDPNQCIACGRCVEVCQNLQVNETISINWEAERPLVIWDDGVKINESSCVSCGQCVTVCPTNALMEKSMLGEAGFLTGLKKEILNPMIDLVKEVEPDYSTIFAISEMEASLRKKRIKKTKTVCTFCGVGCSFEVWTKGRKILKVQPSEGPVNGISTCIKGKFGWDFVNSKERLTKPLVRKNGEFVEVSWDEALDFVAENLLRIHKTYGPGSIGFISSSKTTNEENYLVQKMARQIFQTNDVDNCSRYCQSPATDGLIRTVGFGGDSGTIKDIEKAGLVIIVGANPAECHPVLATRVKRAHKLHGQKLIVADLRKNEMAERADIFLRPKQGTDQVWIMAVTKYIIDQGWHDEAFIQENVLNFEEYKQLLEKYTLDYAEEVTGIPKETLMQVAEMIRDADGTCVLWGMGVTQNTGGSHTSAAISNLLLATGNYRRPGAGAFPLRGHNNVQGACDMGSLPNMLPGYQRVTDEKAREKFENAYGTKIPSTPGRTNPEMLDAIMEGKMKAMYLVGEEMTLVDCNANHVDEVLSKLEFFVVQDVFFSRTAQYADVILPASPSLEKEGTFTNTERRVQRLYQVLPPLGESKPDWQILQLVAQRLGYDWNYSHPSEIFDEMASLTPIFSQANYDVLAGWGSFCWGSLDGKDTPLLYLDGFNFPDKKARFALDDWVEPVEYEGQFDCIINNGRMLEHFHEGNLTNKSTGIQSKVPEIFVEVSPELAKERGIEDGMFVRLVSPYGACKVKALVTDRVKGNELFLPMNSVSKDSAINFLTGPAADVNTKTPAYKQTKVRLEVLKDKGKRPLPKTNPRTKKRNPQNGVEVERKWKRPDYVPITTN; encoded by the coding sequence TTGGAGAAAATCAATATTAATGGCACTCTTTATGATATTCCTGAAGGGGCAACGATTTTGGATATTTTGAATCAACACAGCATCCCTCACCCGCAAATTTGCCGTGCGCCGATTGTTGATCCAATTCAAACTTGCGATACATGCATTGTGGAGGTGGATGGAAAGCTTGTTAGATCCTGTTCCACCAAAGCCTTAGATGGCATGAATGTGAAGCTGGATTCAGATAGGGCGCGAGCTGCTCGAAAAGAAGCGATGGACCGCATTCTTGAAAATCACTTATTGTACTGCACCGTTTGCGACAATAACAATGGCGACTGTATTCTCCACAACACAGCGATGATGATGGGCATCAAATCGCAAAAATATCCATATCGTCCAAAAGTGGATCCTGATGAAGTCGATATGTCCCATCCTTTCTACCGTTATGACCCAAACCAATGCATTGCCTGTGGCCGCTGTGTGGAGGTTTGCCAAAACTTACAGGTAAATGAAACAATCTCCATCAACTGGGAAGCAGAAAGACCTTTAGTAATTTGGGATGATGGCGTAAAAATCAATGAATCTTCCTGCGTCAGCTGCGGACAATGTGTGACTGTTTGCCCAACCAATGCGTTGATGGAAAAATCCATGCTTGGGGAAGCTGGATTTCTAACAGGGCTGAAAAAAGAAATTTTAAATCCAATGATTGATTTAGTGAAAGAAGTGGAACCGGATTACAGCACGATTTTCGCCATTTCCGAGATGGAAGCGTCCTTGCGCAAAAAACGCATCAAGAAAACGAAAACGGTTTGCACTTTCTGCGGCGTCGGCTGTTCCTTTGAAGTATGGACAAAAGGGCGAAAAATTTTGAAAGTGCAGCCTTCTGAAGGTCCAGTCAACGGCATTTCCACTTGCATCAAAGGAAAATTCGGCTGGGATTTCGTCAACTCTAAAGAACGGCTTACAAAACCTTTAGTCCGGAAAAATGGTGAATTTGTGGAAGTGTCATGGGATGAAGCATTAGACTTTGTGGCAGAAAACCTTCTCCGCATTCACAAAACTTATGGTCCGGGTTCAATCGGCTTTATCTCTTCTTCCAAAACGACAAACGAAGAAAATTACTTAGTGCAAAAAATGGCTCGGCAAATTTTCCAAACAAACGATGTGGATAACTGCTCCCGCTATTGCCAATCGCCGGCAACTGACGGACTGATCCGCACGGTAGGTTTCGGCGGTGACTCTGGAACCATCAAAGACATCGAAAAAGCAGGGCTTGTCATCATCGTTGGCGCTAATCCTGCAGAATGCCATCCGGTTTTAGCAACGCGAGTTAAACGCGCCCATAAATTGCACGGTCAAAAATTGATTGTGGCTGATCTTCGCAAAAATGAAATGGCAGAACGAGCAGATATTTTCCTCCGCCCGAAACAAGGAACAGACCAAGTTTGGATTATGGCCGTCACAAAATACATCATTGACCAAGGTTGGCATGATGAAGCCTTTATCCAAGAAAATGTCCTAAACTTTGAGGAATATAAACAACTCCTTGAAAAATATACCCTTGACTATGCGGAAGAAGTGACAGGCATTCCGAAAGAAACGTTGATGCAAGTGGCGGAAATGATTCGCGATGCAGACGGCACATGCGTACTTTGGGGAATGGGGGTTACCCAAAATACAGGCGGTTCCCATACTTCTGCGGCTATTTCCAATCTTCTATTAGCAACAGGAAACTATCGACGTCCTGGAGCAGGTGCTTTCCCTCTCCGCGGCCACAATAATGTGCAAGGGGCTTGCGATATGGGCTCATTGCCAAATATGCTGCCAGGCTATCAAAGGGTAACGGATGAAAAAGCCCGGGAAAAATTTGAAAACGCTTATGGTACCAAAATTCCTTCTACACCTGGTCGCACAAATCCGGAAATGCTTGATGCCATTATGGAAGGCAAAATGAAAGCAATGTATTTAGTCGGGGAAGAAATGACTTTAGTGGACTGCAATGCCAATCATGTAGATGAAGTCCTTTCTAAATTGGAGTTCTTTGTCGTACAAGATGTGTTCTTCTCTCGTACTGCCCAATATGCGGATGTCATTTTGCCGGCTTCTCCTTCGTTAGAAAAAGAAGGAACTTTTACGAATACAGAACGCCGCGTGCAGCGGTTGTATCAAGTATTGCCGCCTCTTGGGGAATCAAAACCAGATTGGCAAATTCTTCAATTAGTGGCGCAGCGTTTAGGCTATGATTGGAACTACAGCCATCCTAGTGAAATCTTTGATGAAATGGCAAGCCTCACCCCCATCTTCTCCCAAGCCAACTATGATGTGTTGGCAGGCTGGGGAAGCTTCTGCTGGGGCAGCCTCGATGGTAAAGATACGCCTTTACTCTATTTGGACGGCTTTAACTTCCCGGACAAAAAAGCCCGTTTTGCTTTAGACGACTGGGTAGAACCAGTGGAATATGAAGGACAATTCGATTGCATCATCAATAATGGACGGATGCTCGAACATTTCCACGAAGGCAATTTGACGAACAAATCCACAGGCATTCAATCGAAAGTGCCGGAAATCTTCGTGGAAGTATCGCCAGAGCTGGCAAAAGAGCGAGGCATTGAAGATGGCATGTTCGTGCGCCTTGTATCTCCATATGGGGCATGTAAAGTTAAAGCCCTTGTGACAGACCGGGTGAAAGGAAACGAACTCTTCCTGCCAATGAACTCTGTAAGCAAAGATTCGGCCATCAACTTCTTAACGGGTCCGGCAGCGGATGTGAACACAAAAACCCCTGCCTACAAGCAAACAAAAGTGCGGCTAGAGGTATTGAAAGATAAAGGAAAACGCCCGCTTCCAAAAACAAATCCAAGAACGAAAAAACGAAATCCGCAAAATGGTGTCGAAGTGGAACGAAAATGGAAGCGCCCTGATTACGTGCCGATCACGACTAATTAG
- a CDS encoding DUF1641 domain-containing protein — protein sequence MASPIRTIRKQPVTKEEIVEQNLENLKELVSENKETIHQLFSILNELQEMGALEAAEKLLEAREDVAEIALGQLTRKPATNLMNHLMNAAGALSTIDPEATKTLANSFTNGLDEAKNALNNDEKLGVFDVLKMLNDPDVNRGLHFALHFLKGFGKSLKE from the coding sequence ATGGCCTCACCAATTCGGACAATTCGAAAGCAGCCAGTAACAAAAGAAGAAATCGTAGAACAAAATTTGGAGAACTTGAAAGAGCTTGTTTCGGAAAATAAGGAAACTATTCATCAACTCTTTTCGATTTTAAATGAACTTCAGGAAATGGGTGCACTAGAAGCAGCGGAAAAACTCCTTGAAGCTCGGGAAGATGTGGCGGAAATCGCCCTTGGCCAACTGACTAGAAAACCAGCGACAAATCTCATGAATCATTTGATGAATGCAGCTGGTGCATTATCTACCATCGACCCGGAAGCAACGAAAACATTAGCGAATAGTTTCACCAATGGCTTAGATGAAGCGAAAAATGCATTGAACAATGATGAAAAACTCGGCGTATTCGATGTATTAAAAATGCTCAACGACCCGGACGTCAACCGCGGCCTCCACTTCGCCCTTCACTTTTTGAAAGGCTTTGGGAA